ACCAAAAAGCCACAAAAAGCAGTTCTATAAAATAGTTATTATGATTGTTCAGCTGTTTATATTTAAAGCCTTCATGACTCATAAAAAAGAAGACTGTAGCTCAAATGTCATCCATAATTGACGTATCCCCCAATCTGCCTTCACTCttcttgaatctgtttctatgcagaccaacTGAAATCAGTACCTAGGAATCAACGTTCTTAGGAATGTTTGCCAATTATGCCAGTGGAGTTGGGTCTGGATTTAACGTGAGCTAGTAAGTATTcctctttttaatatgtattttaaaataattttaaaataaatatctttaatttaaaaatttagtaaGTACTTATAAACCAGCTATGCTGGGCAGTGGAGGCTAGAAATTACTCATACTAGAATAGGAAGTTCCGTTTTATAAAAAGTCTCACCTGAGGATATCTTGAGGCGGTTAGATCAAAGTTTAGATATACAAATGTGTTTCTAGAAAATGGGATTATATTGTTCTTTTCTTTAGAAACATCTACACCAAACTAATAATTATGGCTGGTTCTTGGTTAAAGAAATTGTTTAACTGTTGTCTTTTTATAATaagtacatatattttcattataatgaaaatcattttaaaagttctcacaGTGCAGATTTAAAAGACTGAGATTGACATTCCCTTTTTAAGGAAAATGCCTAGTGCATGCCTTTTCAATAAATAGCATGAAGTGCATTGTACTAAGAGAACCCCaatgtattgggttggcaaaaaaaatttatttgggctTTTCTGTAAGATCTTATGATAAAACTcaagcaaactttttggccaacccaatatttctgCCCCAGGGAATCTAAATCCTATTGTCAAGGTTCACAGTCATCTTTATAATAAGTAGCTAATATATGATAGACTCCTAATACACATTTGTTTCATGAATACCTGAATGTACCATCAAAAGTATTTTATTCAGTCTCATTTCATAGAAGATTAGCCCTCTTCTGTTCATTTCTCATACCTGACTCACAGTTCATCACTTCTGAAACATATATTTCTCACTTTTCAACAATTCTGAAATCAGAATAGGACTTACTTATAAGTGTGATTCTTTTAAACCTTGTTTCATAGACAATCTGCAGCATTCTCTCTTTTATAATGTAAGATGATATGTCTTAGATGGACAGCATCTTGGATTGAAtgaaatataatacatattatgttTTCTGACTTTAGAAAATACATATGACTATTTAGGCATGTTTCCTCCAGGGTTCAACTGGAAGAAGTTTTCATGGGGCCACTCCATTCAATGATCATTCGAACCTCCAGTAATGAGATGAAATCTACAACTACTGATTTATAAATGCTAAAACTAACAAGCTACAGCATTGTAAAAACTTGTGTGTTTATAAGGGCTTATTTCTCAAAGTTTTCAATTATGATTGAATATTGAACATGTATTTCCTGTTTTGAACCTAATGTTAACATGTAAGTGTATGTAAAAAGCCATGTGCATTTCTAAGCATTTATGATATACTTCAAAGATTTtcctattttaatgttttaaatgaatcaaaagttttaaaagatctAAGATATGAAAATGACTAATCTGTATTATAAGAACTCTGAGAAATTATAGAAGAAACACTGGTAAAATCttatggaagaaattaactatGAAATCACAATTAAATGTTATGACAAAGACAGGTAAAGAAcactataaaaaaattaataatgacaaaaagaacaaaatgtcaCCAGACTAATAAAATGTTAGGTATAACCTACATTAACTGCATAGTAAAGGAATCACTCTGAgcactacaatataaaatattgagCACATGAGTTAAAAcatcaaagcagaaatatatttgaTTCATAATTATTGACACATACTAGTTCTGTGAATGTTATACCAGATACATCAGGTTTAATCTTCTAGTCCTTTTACATCTCTTAGCCTTTCTCATCCTCTCATATTTTCTCATGGAGAAGTTTTAGCTGATGTGCAAGttaggagaagggggcaggaagGAAACGGGAAAGCCATCCTTTCAACCCATTACCTCACCCTCACCCTGTCGTCCTCTGATTGTCAGGGACTCCAAGATAACTTCATTGAGAACCTTCAAGAGCTGCAGTGACCTCCTCTTTCCCCCATCATCCCACACTGCCTGCTTTTCTCGGATCAGGAATGTAGAGTCTGGAAGTACACATGCCCTCTGCTCTTTCATCTGAGAACCCTCACCTCCTGTTCTGCcgactcaaaccctaattcaccTGCCCAGTGACCATAACAGAGTTACCCACCCCCAGGAAAAAGGGCTAAAGAGCTCTTTTTCCTACTGTATGCTTTAGGGAATGATCATAAAACGTGATGAGTTTTCgtcactgtaaaataaaaatggaaattcacTTAAGACTGTAGCAACACTGAACATatagaaagaaaaccaaaatttttGAATTTCACAATCAAAATTATCTTAAgatctaaaagacaaagaagaggtGATGACTAAGAAAAATATAGTGCTTTTGTGGTGGCTCTGAGTTTACAAAAATATTGTCAGTTTCTAATGATGCTGTTGTTATTCACCAGAGTAATTTTCCACTGACTTCTAGGTTCCAGGGgttttttatttggttgtttAAGTTTTCAAGTGTTACAGTTTTATGGACTTGAGTGGAAAGGGCAAGGTGAAAGTCAGACTCATTTAAGTGAGAGCAAGACTGAAATTTACATAAGCAAAATGATTATCTTTAAGAAGATGTTGACCGGTTGTGTGATGGTATGGACTGCTTTTTCACAcgaaataatttcaaaaaggcCTTCTGAAAACGCTTGTGACACAGGGGATACAAAAAAGGATTGACAAAGGAATTGAACCACTGAAGCCAAAATGTGAAGTCATACACAGCGTTTTCGAGATCTGAGTGTGTGCCATGACATGAACGAATAATTGTGAACAGAGAGTAGGGAGCCCAGCAAATAGCAAAAACACCCAAGAGAATGGCCAGTGACTTGGCTAGTTTCTTGCCTCTGCGCAGCTCAAGGTGTTCCCTTTGGTGAAGAGTTAGGGAATCTGAATGAGAGAGAGAGCTCGTTTTGGAAGCAGTTAAACTATTCATCTGGGCTCTTATGGAAGACAAGAGGCTGCTCTTTCTTCCTGATTTCTCAGAACGAAGGGATGCTGCTGATTGCTCCAGGTTGGAAAGAGATGGCCTCGAAAACAGTCCATTCCCGAATGAGCGTCCGCTGCTACTGGAAGGGACAGAAATGAATCCAGAATGCCCCCTACTGAGATGACCGCGTTTCCATAGGCTCCAGTAAATATACATGTTGAAATAAGCCACTAGCAAGACTGGGATCAGGAATTCGAAGATTAACGTGAGGGCAAGGATATGCGATTGTGTAAGGAATTTAGGTTCGCAATCCCCCTGCAATTCCTTCCTAACCTCTGAAACTAGTATTGGCCCATGCACTAAGAAGGCCACCACCCAGACGGCCACCATCAGAGCCACAGTCTTCAAGGTCCCAGTATGTTGAGCTCTGTAAGATACCTAAAAGaaaccaaataaattatttttactacAATGAGCACATGTTGATTGCACAAAGCTTACCGTCAGCCCTCAGGAGTTTCCATGATGTGCACAGAGCAACTGGTCACTGAATCTGGGTAATGTGATTGGGCCGGGGCAGAGGGCTTGATTTTGGTGAACCCTGGGCCGAGATGTAGACTTTCTTAACAGTTTAAGGTTAAACGTCTGACACTATGGAAAATGTCAAGGTTAATATCTAAAAGAAGAACACAATTTTTCCTAGTCCACAGACACTAATCTGAACTGTTAACTGAAATTGAGGGAACATGTTCACAGCGTTTTTAACCTGCCAGCTGGGTCGTGAGCAGCATTTTTAACAAATTGGAATAATCAATGTCAGAATGCATCACACATCATAAGGATATGTATTGTTTGATGAAACTTTTGCTTTGGGAAAACATTTATAGATATACATAGAAAGAAATGTGCATACCGAATCACAGTGTAAAATGCATTTATCGCTGAAGTCACAg
This genomic stretch from Muntiacus reevesi chromosome 4, mMunRee1.1, whole genome shotgun sequence harbors:
- the HRH4 gene encoding histamine H4 receptor, which encodes MYTNGTNSSHVMPFTNDTNSSASNDINSFSKIALAFLMSLLAFAIMLGNAVVILAFVVDKNLRHRSNYFFLNLAISDFFVGVISIPLFIPHKLFNWQFENKICVFWLTTDYLLCTASVYNIVLISFDRYQSVSNAVSYRAQHTGTLKTVALMVAVWVVAFLVHGPILVSEVRKELQGDCEPKFLTQSHILALTLIFEFLIPVLLVAYFNMYIYWSLWKRGHLSRGHSGFISVPSSSSGRSFGNGLFSRPSLSNLEQSAASLRSEKSGRKSSLLSSIRAQMNSLTASKTSSLSHSDSLTLHQREHLELRRGKKLAKSLAILLGVFAICWAPYSLFTIIRSCHGTHSDLENAVYDFTFWLQWFNSFVNPFLYPLCHKRFQKAFLKLFRVKKQSIPSHNRSTSS